From Hymenobacter sediminicola:
TATTGCCCCCGGCAGCGACTTTCCCATTCAGAACCTGCCGTTTGGCGTGTTCGAGACGGAGGAGCACGGGCCGCGGCTGGGCGTAGCCATTAGCGAGTACGTGTTGGATCTGTACGCCGTGTCGCAGTTCGGCTTTTTCGAGGATCTGGAGCTGGGTGCCAAGATGCCCAAGGTGTTTCGGCGCCGCTCGCTCAACCAGTTCATTGCGCTGGGCCGGCCGGCGTGGCGGGCCGTGCGCCAACGCGTGTCGGAGCTGCTGCGCCACGACAACGCCGCCCTGCGCGCCGATGAGGTGATGCGCGAGTGCCTGCTGCGCCAGAGCGAGGTGCAGATGCTGCGCCCCGTGAAACCTCACAACTACACCGATTTCTATAGCAGCATCGAGCACGCCACCAACGTGGGCATCATGTTCCGCGACCCGGCCAACGCTCTGCTACCCAACTGGCGCCACATTCCCATCGGCTACCACGGCCGGGCCAGCAGCATCGTTGTGTCGGGCACCGATATCCGGCGGCCCAACGGGCAGCGCAAGGCTCCCGATGCCGCCGCGCCCACGTTCGGCCCGTCGCAGCAGCTGGACTTTGAGCTGGAAGTAGGCTTCATTGTAGGCAAAGGCACGCAACTTGGCGACACGGTACCGATTCAGAATGCCGAAGACCACATCTTCGGGCTGGTGCTGTTCAACGACTGGAGCGCCCGCGACATTCAGAGCTGGGAATACGTGCCGCTGGGGCCATTTCTGGGCAAGAGCTTCGGCAGCAGCGTGTCGCCGTGGGTTGTGACGCTGGATGCGCTGGAGCCGTTCCGGGTGGCTGGGCCGGTGCAGGAACCCGAGCCGCTGCTCTACCTGCGCCAGCTGGATAAGCACAACTTCGACGTGAACCTGGAAGTGGTCATTCAGCCCGAAGGCGGGCCTGAGACTACTGTTTCGCACAGCAATTTCGGGCTGATGTATTGGAGCATGGCGCAGCAGCTCACGCACCAGGCTTCCAATGGCTGCAACCTACAGGTCGGCGACCTGTATGCATCAGGCACTATCTCTGGCCCTACGCCCGACTCGCTGGGCTCCATGCTGGAGCTGGCTTGGCGCGGCACCCGCCCCCTGCCCCTCGCCGACGGCTCAGAGCGTAAGTTCCTGCTCGACGGCGACACCGTGACCATGCGCGGCTACTGCGAGCGGGACGGTCTGCGCATTGGGTTCGGCGAGGTGACAGGCAAAATACTGCCGGCCCCAGTGCTCTAGCACTCCGCTACACAGTCTCAACAACTGCCCCGTTTCACAAGGAAGCGGGGCAGTTGCGCTTGTAGCTCCTGAGAGTAAAGGCCTGCACTACGTATTTATACCGCGGCGGTGAGTGCAAATACGTATTTAGAAGTTCATATAGGCGTTGGCGCAACTTTGAATAGGCAGGGCAGTACAATTTAAACGGCTGCAGGAAGTCTTCTTGGGAGCAGCCGGCTTCGGCAAGCTCCCTGTAAAGTTCCGCACCCCTTACTACTGTCATCCGAATCTAAAGCCCCAGCCTTATGCTAGCAATGGAATATCGTGGCCCCAAGAGGGTCCGAGCCGTTCAGAAACCAATGCCCGAAATGAAGCACCCGCAGGATGCCATTGTTCGGGTCTTGCGCACGTGCATCTGCGGGTCTGACCTGCACTTATACAACGGCAACGTGCCCGATACACGCGTGGGCTCCACTTTTGGCCACGAGTTTGTGGGAGAAGTCGTGGAAGTTGGCTCTGAAGTGACAAAGGTTAAAACCGGCGACCGGGTGCTGGTACCGTTCAATATTGCGTGTGGCGAGTGTCACTTTTGTCGGCAGGGCATGTTCGGCAACTGCCACGAATCGAATACCGAGGCTACAGCTGTAGGCGCTATTTTCGGGTACTCGCACACGGCGGGTGGCTTCGATGGTGGCCAGGCGGAATACGCGCGGGTTCCCTACGCCAACGTGGGCCCCACCGTCATTCCGGCTGATATGGACCTAGATGATGCCGTGCTGCTCACCGACGTGGTGCCAACCGGCTACCAGGCCGCCGAAATGGCCGGCATCCAGACCGGCGACACGGTGGTGGTATTCGGAGCGGGCCCCATTGGCATTATGGCCGCACGTTGCGCCTGGCTTTTCGGGGCGGGCCGCGTCATCATTATCGACCAGGAGGATTACCGCTTGGAGTTTGCCCGCAACTACTCGTACTGCGAGGCATATAACTTTAAGGAAATGAACGACCCAGTAGTGTTCATCAAGAAAATCACGGACTGGATGGGCGCTGACTGTGTGATTGACGCCGTGGG
This genomic window contains:
- the fahA gene encoding fumarylacetoacetase, with product MANPNDPALHSWIDIAPGSDFPIQNLPFGVFETEEHGPRLGVAISEYVLDLYAVSQFGFFEDLELGAKMPKVFRRRSLNQFIALGRPAWRAVRQRVSELLRHDNAALRADEVMRECLLRQSEVQMLRPVKPHNYTDFYSSIEHATNVGIMFRDPANALLPNWRHIPIGYHGRASSIVVSGTDIRRPNGQRKAPDAAAPTFGPSQQLDFELEVGFIVGKGTQLGDTVPIQNAEDHIFGLVLFNDWSARDIQSWEYVPLGPFLGKSFGSSVSPWVVTLDALEPFRVAGPVQEPEPLLYLRQLDKHNFDVNLEVVIQPEGGPETTVSHSNFGLMYWSMAQQLTHQASNGCNLQVGDLYASGTISGPTPDSLGSMLELAWRGTRPLPLADGSERKFLLDGDTVTMRGYCERDGLRIGFGEVTGKILPAPVL
- a CDS encoding zinc-dependent alcohol dehydrogenase; protein product: MLAMEYRGPKRVRAVQKPMPEMKHPQDAIVRVLRTCICGSDLHLYNGNVPDTRVGSTFGHEFVGEVVEVGSEVTKVKTGDRVLVPFNIACGECHFCRQGMFGNCHESNTEATAVGAIFGYSHTAGGFDGGQAEYARVPYANVGPTVIPADMDLDDAVLLTDVVPTGYQAAEMAGIQTGDTVVVFGAGPIGIMAARCAWLFGAGRVIIIDQEDYRLEFARNYSYCEAYNFKEMNDPVVFIKKITDWMGADCVIDAVGAEAAGNTMQTITGRKLLLQAGSATALHWAINSVKKGGVVSIVGVYGPTDNLVPIGNVLNKGLTIRANQASVKRLLPRLIDHVQNGIINPKGLITHRLPLEEVADGYRMFSAKLDNCIKTVLLPPTANQ